One Rosa chinensis cultivar Old Blush chromosome 5, RchiOBHm-V2, whole genome shotgun sequence genomic region harbors:
- the LOC112203265 gene encoding uncharacterized protein LOC112203265 — protein MSSNWFNKWQERLRAEEEEDEEDEEMEMHATQVMTTAATWLANNQLRPQPQWGGSVPGRKYIPRFRSRANDDLMQKYFVENTVYPPEIFRRRYRMRREVFLRLLDDVQSANLYFRQKRDNKGQLSFSPHVKLTCALQMMAYGQVADSLDENFMMAESTAIENFGEFCCTIVIIYQQRYLRAPNREDLERLLQ, from the coding sequence ATGAGTTCTAATTGGTTCAATAAGTGGCAAGAAAGGTTACGcgcagaagaggaagaggatgaagaagatgaagagatggaAATGCATGCAACACAAGTTATGACGACGGCAGCTACTTGGTTGGCAAATAACCAACTTCGTCCACAACCGCAATGGGGTGGGTCTGTTCCCGGGCGTAAATACATCCCTCGATTTCGCTCCCGTGCGAACGATGATCTTATGCAAAAGTACTTTGTAGAAAATACGGTGTACCCACCAGAAATATTCAGACGCCGCTACCGAATGAGGCGTGAAGTTTTCCTTCGCCTACTAGACGATGTCCAGTCAGCTAACCTCTACTTCAGGCAAAAACGTGACAACAAAGGGCAACTCAGCTTTTCGCCTCATGTGAAATTGACTTGCGCACTACAAATGATGGCTTACGGACAAGTGGCAGACTCTCTTGATGAAAACTTCATGATGGCTGAATCTACTGCTATAGAAAACTTCGGTGAATTTTGTTGTACGATCGTCATCATTTACCAGCAACGATATCTTCGAGCACCAAACAGAGAGGATCTGGAACGGCTCTTACAGTGA
- the LOC112203266 gene encoding uncharacterized protein LOC112203266, producing MIGLLDCMHWRWKNCPTGWQGSFSGKSRKPTIILEAVADFDTWIWHAFFRIPGTQNDITVLGRSPLFDALTEGQSPQLDYHINNHRYSMGYYLADGIYPKWATLVQAIRRPQNEAEAYFTTKQEAFRKDVERAFGVLQVRWAIIRQPARGWSLENLSNIMLACIILHNMIVEDERADYYNGESDDDEPDPNRSRRARARILDEVRENFERDPRSGRIIMSEYMSRYRMMRSPVGNRHLQDDLVQHLWSLRGQAP from the coding sequence ATGATAGGTTTGCTCGACTGCATGCATTGGCGATGGAAGAACTGTCCAACTGGATGGCAAGGAAGCTTTAGTGGAAAATCAAGAAAACCAACCATCATTCTCGAAGCCGTGGCGGATTTTGATACATGGATCTGGCATGCCTTTTTTAGAATTCCTGGTACCCAAAATGACATTACAGTCCTCGGGCGTTCACCACTATTTGATGCGCTCACTGAAGGTCAGTCACCACAATTAGACTACCACATCAATAATCATCGTTATAGCATGGGTTACTATCTCGCTGATGGCATCTACCCTAAGTGGGCAACGCTTGTCCAAGCAATCAGACGCCCTCAAAATGAAGCTGAAGCATATTTCACCACCAAACAAGAGGCCTTCCGCAAAGACGTTGAAAGAGCATTTGGTGTTCTCCAGGTAAGATGGGCAATCATTAGACAACCTGCAAGAGGGTGGAGTTTGGAAAATTTGTCCAATATCATGTTGGCATGCATTATCCTTCATAATATGATTGTTGAGGATGAACGTGCCGATTACTACAATGGCGAGTCTGATGATGACGAACCGGATCCAAATAGGTCCAGAAGGGCTCGAGCTCGCATCTTAGACGAAGTGAGAGAAAATTTTGAAAGGGATCCAAGATCTGGAAGAATCATCATGTCGGAATATATGTCTCGATACAGAATGATGCGTTCTCCTGTTGGCAACCGACATTTACAAGATGATCTTGTCCAACACCTCTGGAGTCTGCGAGGTCAAGCACCATGA